In the Leptotrichia sp. oral taxon 847 genome, one interval contains:
- a CDS encoding cysteine desulfurase family protein, translated as MKLVYLDNAATTKMSKKVVEEMIKSFEDIYGNPSSTHTLGQKAKAVVENARHIVAKNLKVEAKEIVFTSGGAEGNNLVIKGFLKQNKDKGKHIITTKIEHSTVLKTFESLEKQGYDVTYIDVTKDGIIDVEKLKKAVRKDTALVSVMFVNNETGVIQPIKEIGEFLKEKEIFFHTDAVQAIGKFEIYPKELRIDALTVSSHKFYGPKGTGFVFINKKYNVEKEIFGGSQERNRRAGTENVNGILGTGVALGEVYEKMEVVFEHEKKIQKYLEEKLKNEIGKIQKVEINGENSRRVKNITNVFIENTDIQMLLVALDMRGICVSGGSACMSGSLENSYVLKAMGLNDEKLKSSFRISIGKDTTIEEIDYFIENLKEII; from the coding sequence ATGAAATTAGTTTATTTAGATAATGCGGCTACAACAAAAATGTCAAAAAAGGTAGTTGAAGAAATGATAAAATCGTTTGAAGATATTTATGGAAATCCTTCTTCAACACATACTTTGGGTCAAAAAGCAAAAGCTGTAGTTGAAAATGCAAGACATATTGTGGCAAAAAATTTAAAAGTTGAAGCAAAAGAAATAGTTTTTACTTCTGGTGGTGCGGAAGGGAACAATCTTGTCATAAAAGGATTTTTAAAACAGAATAAGGATAAAGGAAAACACATCATAACGACCAAAATCGAACATTCAACCGTGCTAAAAACTTTTGAAAGTCTTGAAAAGCAAGGGTATGACGTAACTTACATAGACGTTACAAAAGATGGAATAATTGATGTTGAAAAGCTAAAAAAAGCAGTTAGAAAAGATACAGCGCTTGTGTCAGTTATGTTTGTAAATAATGAAACTGGAGTTATTCAGCCAATAAAGGAAATTGGTGAGTTTTTAAAAGAAAAAGAAATTTTTTTTCACACGGATGCTGTTCAGGCAATTGGAAAATTTGAAATTTATCCAAAAGAGTTGAGAATAGATGCTTTGACTGTGTCATCGCATAAATTTTACGGACCTAAAGGGACCGGATTTGTGTTTATCAACAAAAAATATAATGTTGAAAAAGAAATTTTTGGAGGAAGTCAGGAGAGAAATAGAAGAGCGGGGACTGAAAATGTGAATGGAATTTTGGGAACCGGCGTTGCACTTGGGGAAGTTTATGAAAAAATGGAAGTGGTTTTTGAACACGAAAAAAAAATTCAAAAATATTTGGAAGAAAAATTGAAAAATGAAATTGGAAAAATTCAGAAAGTGGAAATAAATGGAGAAAATTCAAGAAGAGTGAAAAATATTACAAATGTTTTTATAGAAAATACGGATATTCAAATGCTTTTAGTAGCTCTTGATATGAGGGGAATTTGTGTGAGCGGAGGTTCAGCCTGTATGTCTGGTTCGCTTGAAAATTCGTATGTTTTAAAAGCTATGGGATTAAATGATGAAAAATTGAAAAGTTCGTTTAGAATCAGTATTGGAAAAGATACGACAATTGAAGAAATTGATTATTTTATTGAAAATTTGAAAGAGATAATATAA
- a CDS encoding dicarboxylate/amino acid:cation symporter, producing MKRFKLGLVSRLLMAIVLGICAGFILPGPIIRIAVTFSGLFSKYLAFIIPLMIIGFIVTGIADLTQGAGKLLGITTVIAYGSTILAGTLAYIMASTVFPHIIDSNTLAKIGDPEKGMLKPFFEISLPPLLDVTSAVVFSFLMGLSISWLKSQKNDYGETIYNLFSDFSIIIVKVLSTSIIPVLPFYIFGTFANMAHSGGVFTIMSVFIKVFLCVLTLHIIYLIILFIISGAIGKKNPLQLLKHQIPGYLTALGTQSSAATIPVNVECAKNNGVSEEIRDFVVPLCATIHMAGSIITITSCVTAVLMINNMPHSLSTMFPFIMTLGIAMVAAPGAPGGAIMSALPFLGMVGIISTGSLGTMLIALYITQDSFGTAANVSGDNAIAVIIDTIYHRYIKKEDNATS from the coding sequence ATGAAAAGATTTAAACTAGGTCTGGTTTCACGGCTACTTATGGCAATCGTGCTGGGGATTTGTGCTGGATTTATTTTACCAGGACCGATTATTAGAATTGCTGTAACTTTTTCAGGACTGTTCAGTAAATATTTGGCATTTATTATACCACTTATGATTATTGGTTTTATAGTAACAGGAATTGCTGATTTAACACAAGGAGCAGGAAAACTTCTAGGAATAACAACTGTTATAGCGTATGGTTCAACGATTTTAGCAGGTACACTGGCCTATATAATGGCCTCAACAGTTTTTCCACATATTATAGATAGTAACACTCTTGCAAAAATAGGAGACCCGGAAAAAGGAATGTTAAAACCTTTTTTTGAAATAAGTTTACCACCTTTACTAGATGTAACTTCAGCAGTAGTTTTTTCATTTTTGATGGGTCTTTCTATAAGCTGGTTAAAATCTCAGAAAAATGATTATGGTGAAACAATTTATAATTTATTTTCAGATTTTTCTATTATTATTGTAAAAGTTTTATCGACTTCAATCATTCCAGTCTTGCCTTTTTACATTTTTGGAACATTTGCAAATATGGCTCACAGTGGTGGTGTATTTACGATAATGTCAGTATTCATAAAGGTATTTTTGTGTGTTTTGACTTTACATATTATATATTTAATAATTTTATTTATAATTTCTGGTGCAATTGGAAAGAAAAATCCACTTCAGTTGTTAAAACATCAAATTCCGGGATATTTAACGGCACTTGGAACTCAGTCTTCTGCAGCTACAATCCCTGTAAATGTGGAATGTGCTAAAAATAACGGAGTTTCTGAAGAGATAAGGGATTTTGTCGTCCCACTTTGTGCAACAATCCATATGGCTGGAAGTATCATAACGATAACAAGTTGTGTTACAGCTGTCTTAATGATAAATAATATGCCTCATAGCTTGTCAACCATGTTTCCATTTATAATGACTTTGGGGATCGCAATGGTAGCAGCACCAGGAGCACCAGGTGGAGCAATAATGTCAGCACTGCCATTTTTAGGAATGGTTGGAATTATTTCGACAGGCTCTCTGGGAACAATGCTTATTGCACTATACATAACTCAAGATAGTTTTGGAACTGCGGCAAATGTGTCTGGAGATAATGCAATCGCTGTTATTATAGATACAATTTACCATAGATATATAAAAAAAGAAGATAACGCCACTTCATAA
- a CDS encoding Cof-type HAD-IIB family hydrolase yields MDKIKAIFLDLDGTALTSEHTISENLKNKLNELEKRGVKIFIATGRTFTSASPFIEMLKIKNPVITYNGGRIVDPATKKMIYEKPLDANAVEKIIKIAREKNIHLNLYTDDKLYIEKETDEGKAYAESVGIPYYVENFDNFFGKTSTKALFINENEVLKKLKKELEEKLPDVTFVFSKLKYLEALNKEVNKGLTVKVMLEKYNILPQEAMAFGDQWNDLEMLKSVKYGYLMGNATEDLKKEFSSDRITLSNDEDGIYEILKNL; encoded by the coding sequence ATGGACAAAATTAAGGCAATATTTTTGGATTTGGATGGGACAGCGCTTACAAGTGAGCATACAATTTCTGAAAATTTAAAAAATAAATTGAATGAATTAGAAAAAAGAGGAGTTAAAATTTTTATTGCGACAGGTCGTACATTTACTTCAGCAAGTCCTTTTATCGAAATGCTTAAAATAAAAAATCCCGTGATTACTTATAACGGTGGAAGAATTGTGGATCCCGCAACAAAAAAAATGATTTATGAAAAACCGCTAGATGCGAATGCTGTGGAAAAGATAATAAAAATTGCAAGAGAAAAAAATATTCACTTGAATTTGTACACAGATGATAAATTGTACATCGAAAAAGAGACAGATGAGGGGAAAGCGTATGCTGAAAGTGTTGGAATTCCGTATTATGTGGAAAATTTTGACAATTTTTTTGGAAAAACTTCGACAAAAGCGCTTTTTATCAATGAAAATGAGGTTTTAAAAAAGTTGAAAAAAGAATTGGAAGAAAAGTTGCCAGATGTTACATTTGTGTTCTCAAAATTAAAGTATTTGGAAGCGCTAAATAAAGAAGTGAATAAAGGGTTAACTGTTAAAGTTATGCTTGAAAAATATAATATTTTGCCACAGGAGGCAATGGCTTTTGGAGATCAATGGAATGACTTGGAGATGTTAAAATCAGTAAAATACGGGTATCTTATGGGAAATGCGACCGAAGACTTAAAAAAGGAATTTTCTTCTGACAGAATAACTTTGTCCAATGACGAAGATGGAATTTATGAAATTCTAAAAAATTTATAA
- a CDS encoding acetyl-CoA carboxylase biotin carboxyl carrier protein, with the protein MELRDIQELMKVMKKEELEELKVRYGKIKLTLINSCCAAQNVSVAQPLKAKEEKAVKKEEIIKSDNVGKIKLLNVSSGKEVKKGEILAKIYTMGIENEVKSTVNGVIKEVLVSDGIAVDFSKELFKIEIK; encoded by the coding sequence ATGGAATTAAGAGATATTCAGGAATTAATGAAAGTTATGAAAAAAGAAGAATTGGAAGAACTTAAAGTCAGATATGGAAAAATAAAATTGACATTGATTAATTCTTGTTGTGCCGCACAAAATGTAAGTGTAGCTCAACCTTTGAAAGCTAAAGAGGAAAAAGCCGTTAAAAAAGAAGAAATTATCAAATCGGATAATGTTGGAAAAATAAAATTATTAAATGTAAGTAGTGGAAAAGAAGTGAAAAAAGGTGAAATATTAGCTAAAATTTACACAATGGGAATTGAAAATGAAGTAAAATCTACAGTTAACGGAGTGATAAAAGAAGTTTTGGTTTCCGATGGGATTGCCGTTGATTTTTCAAAAGAATTATTTAAAATTGAGATAAAATAG
- a CDS encoding Asp23/Gls24 family envelope stress response protein has protein sequence MNELGNVSISQEVVATIAELVVSEIEGVSSLVGGKSKNEIIKFFQSVSSGGKGIEVEVGETECTIDLYIVAKMGYQLPALAGEIQSKVVKAITETTGLKVQEVNVYIQKIVEDDKKEEVAVIEKVDE, from the coding sequence ATGAACGAATTAGGAAATGTAAGCATATCGCAAGAAGTTGTGGCAACTATTGCCGAATTAGTAGTGTCAGAAATTGAAGGAGTAAGTAGCTTAGTTGGCGGAAAATCAAAAAATGAAATAATTAAATTTTTCCAAAGCGTATCTTCTGGCGGAAAAGGAATCGAAGTTGAAGTAGGAGAAACAGAATGTACAATTGATTTGTATATCGTTGCAAAAATGGGTTATCAGTTGCCGGCTCTTGCTGGAGAAATTCAGTCAAAAGTAGTAAAAGCAATCACAGAAACAACTGGATTAAAAGTTCAGGAAGTAAATGTATATATTCAAAAAATTGTTGAAGATGATAAAAAAGAAGAAGTAGCAGTGATAGAAAAAGTTGATGAATAG
- the accC gene encoding acetyl-CoA carboxylase biotin carboxylase subunit, whose product MFKKILIANRGEIAVRIIRAARELGIATVAVYSEADKDSLHVKLADEAICIGKPSAADSYLKIPNIISAAQITNSEAIHPGYGFLSENQRFAEICERNDIVFIGPKPELISMMGDKATARETASKHKIPMTKGSDGIVPDVEEAKKVAKWITYPVMIKATAGGGGKGMRIARNEEELVENYAVAQNEAKANFGNPDVYIEKYVEEPRHVEIQVVGDKYGNVVHLGERDCSIQRRHQKLVEESPSAGIDAKTREKMGKFAVKLAKGIGYDSVGTLEFLVDKDMNFYFMEMNTRIQVEHTVSEEITGVDLVKEQIRVAAGEKLSFTQRDISINGHVIECRINAEDSENGFLPSSGILEKYIPAGGIGVRVDSHSYQNYEIPPYYDSMIAKLIVKGKNREEAIVRMERALREFIIEGVDTTIPFHLKVLANKAFREGKFYTNFIETYFSEVLGK is encoded by the coding sequence ATGTTTAAAAAAATATTAATAGCAAACAGAGGAGAAATCGCTGTGAGGATTATAAGAGCAGCAAGAGAATTGGGAATTGCTACAGTTGCTGTGTATTCGGAGGCAGATAAGGATTCGTTGCATGTAAAACTTGCAGATGAGGCAATTTGTATTGGAAAACCCAGTGCTGCTGATTCTTATTTAAAAATACCTAATATCATTTCGGCGGCGCAAATTACAAATAGCGAAGCAATTCATCCAGGATATGGATTTTTATCAGAAAATCAGAGATTTGCTGAAATTTGTGAAAGAAATGACATTGTATTTATCGGTCCTAAACCAGAACTTATAAGTATGATGGGAGATAAAGCGACTGCAAGGGAAACCGCAAGCAAACATAAAATTCCTATGACAAAAGGTTCAGACGGAATTGTTCCAGATGTTGAAGAAGCCAAAAAAGTGGCAAAATGGATAACTTATCCAGTGATGATAAAAGCGACTGCCGGTGGTGGCGGAAAAGGGATGAGAATCGCTAGAAATGAGGAAGAACTAGTTGAAAACTATGCCGTTGCACAAAACGAAGCCAAAGCAAATTTTGGAAATCCAGATGTCTATATTGAAAAATATGTAGAAGAGCCAAGACACGTTGAGATTCAAGTAGTTGGAGATAAATATGGAAATGTTGTTCATTTAGGGGAAAGAGATTGCTCGATTCAAAGAAGGCATCAAAAATTGGTGGAAGAAAGTCCATCTGCTGGAATTGATGCCAAAACTCGTGAAAAAATGGGAAAATTTGCAGTAAAATTAGCCAAAGGAATAGGTTATGACAGTGTCGGAACATTGGAGTTCCTGGTTGACAAAGATATGAATTTCTATTTTATGGAGATGAATACCCGTATCCAGGTGGAACATACTGTAAGTGAAGAAATTACCGGAGTTGACTTAGTCAAAGAGCAAATAAGAGTGGCAGCTGGAGAAAAATTGAGCTTTACACAGAGAGATATAAGTATTAATGGACACGTAATTGAGTGCAGAATAAATGCTGAAGATTCTGAAAATGGCTTCTTACCGTCGTCAGGAATTTTGGAAAAGTATATCCCAGCTGGTGGAATTGGGGTGAGAGTGGATTCCCATTCGTATCAAAACTATGAAATTCCACCTTATTACGATTCAATGATAGCTAAATTGATTGTTAAAGGCAAAAATCGTGAAGAAGCAATTGTAAGAATGGAAAGAGCATTAAGAGAATTTATAATCGAAGGAGTGGATACAACAATTCCATTTCATCTAAAAGTTTTAGCAAATAAAGCGTTTAGGGAAGGAAAGTTTTATACAAACTTCATCGAAACTTATTTTAGCGAAGTTTTAGGAAAATAG
- the dnaE gene encoding DNA polymerase III subunit alpha, translated as MESEFVHLKLHTEYSLLESVGKIDEYVRKASELGMTSLAITDVNMFGAIEFFKKCKNAKIKPIIGLEIFLDGLENFGEYSLTLLAKNKNGYKNLCKLSSISFEKFSRKRNKVKYEDLKQYSQDLYILSGGVNGEITKCILDKKNEIARKIMQKFSFDFDKNFFLEIPAEKKLEKVKKLLIETVKREEISNFVVTNDIYYLSEEDKILQKIVELIKDGEKSDSEKIVNSEEIKNNDFYFKNYIEMKNSFENENEIFEKAIENIQKIVENCEVDFEFHKFKFPKYELPKNISEKEFLRKLVYNGVVKRYSLASFEVENEEDIQEVIKKFSSKKFKNEKNLDGKSIIKRAEYELKIIDEMGYNGYFIIVWDFIKFSRENGIYVGPGRGSAAGSIVSYALNITDIDPLEYNLIFERFLNPERISMPDIDIDFDQEQREQVIDYVYKKYGSEHVAHIITFGTLKARLVIRDVGRVLNVKISKVDKIAKMIPFSMDLSEAKENVAELKMMYEIDRETREIIDYSLKLEGQVRHTSIHAAGIVISKDVLTDEIPTYSDGKTKVVATQYQMKELEELGILKMDFLGLKNLTILRKTVENVEESKKYNEIFFEKSKNKVFLDKIPLDNKKTYELLSNADTMGVFQCESVGIRSLMKKMKVESFSDIVALLALYRPGPLGSGMVDDFISQKNSKNEIKYIDGSLKDILAESYGMILYQEQVMKILSELAGYTLGEADEVRRAISKKNLELIQKNREKFVKNTLKKGVLQSENPQKKANEIYDLIEKFGGYGFNKSHSAAYSLIVYWTAFFKANYPLEFFAAIMSVEVSNLDRFRIFVNEAKKKNINLLLPDVNFCNKNFKVIKNENGQGESIRFGFAGVKGIGEKFVKILCEELKNGKFSSYKDFAQRMRDNGMTAKQLEILILSGALDKLEKTRNEKFELIKNFELLDADTEVNGSLFEDLNFKDEKISNSKNLKNTKLKNTKFSKAELLENEKKYLGIYVSKHPLDLKKVLIERISHNKIKNIFKKNLKNVRVIGILKNLNIFYTKKREQMAKFELEDFDGSIKVICFPNKYGNFENEIKENEIVILEGNVNFENEKYNIFLENICKLENLEKRQDLKLFIKIDEDTIKKSKEIKNLMLKYRGKNKFIQFLEKNGKIELKTSKYGISISLNFLRRLVKLVGERKIKIK; from the coding sequence ATGGAAAGTGAATTTGTACATTTAAAGTTGCATACCGAGTATTCTTTGCTGGAAAGTGTTGGGAAAATAGATGAATATGTGAGAAAAGCAAGTGAGCTTGGGATGACTTCCCTTGCAATAACGGATGTCAATATGTTTGGTGCAATAGAATTTTTTAAAAAATGTAAAAACGCTAAGATTAAGCCAATTATTGGACTTGAAATCTTTTTAGACGGACTTGAAAATTTTGGAGAATATTCTTTAACTTTACTTGCAAAAAATAAAAATGGTTATAAAAATTTGTGCAAGTTGTCTTCGATTTCGTTTGAAAAGTTTTCACGGAAAAGAAATAAAGTAAAATATGAAGATTTGAAACAGTACTCACAAGATTTATATATTTTATCAGGCGGAGTAAACGGAGAAATTACGAAATGTATTTTAGATAAAAAAAATGAAATTGCACGAAAAATAATGCAAAAATTTTCTTTTGATTTTGACAAGAACTTTTTTTTAGAAATTCCAGCAGAAAAAAAACTTGAAAAAGTGAAAAAGTTGCTTATTGAAACGGTAAAAAGAGAAGAAATAAGTAATTTTGTTGTAACGAATGACATTTATTATTTGAGTGAAGAAGATAAAATTTTGCAAAAAATAGTGGAACTGATAAAAGATGGAGAAAAATCGGATTCAGAAAAAATTGTAAATAGTGAGGAAATTAAAAATAATGACTTCTATTTTAAAAATTATATTGAAATGAAAAACTCTTTTGAAAATGAAAATGAGATTTTTGAAAAAGCGATTGAAAATATTCAAAAAATTGTTGAAAATTGTGAAGTCGATTTTGAATTTCACAAGTTCAAATTTCCCAAATATGAGTTACCTAAAAATATATCGGAAAAAGAATTTTTGCGAAAACTTGTCTATAATGGAGTTGTGAAAAGATATTCTCTTGCATCTTTTGAAGTGGAAAATGAAGAAGATATACAAGAAGTAATTAAAAAATTTTCGAGTAAAAAATTTAAAAATGAAAAAAATTTGGATGGAAAAAGTATAATAAAAAGAGCGGAATACGAGCTTAAAATTATTGATGAAATGGGTTATAATGGTTATTTTATCATAGTTTGGGATTTTATAAAGTTTTCTAGAGAAAATGGAATCTATGTTGGACCTGGACGTGGTTCTGCTGCGGGAAGCATAGTTTCGTATGCTTTAAATATTACAGATATTGATCCGCTTGAATATAATTTGATTTTTGAGAGATTTTTGAACCCTGAAAGAATTTCTATGCCTGATATTGACATAGACTTTGATCAGGAGCAAAGGGAGCAAGTTATAGATTATGTCTATAAAAAATATGGAAGTGAGCATGTCGCTCATATCATAACTTTTGGAACATTAAAAGCAAGACTAGTAATTAGAGATGTGGGAAGAGTTTTGAATGTGAAAATTTCAAAAGTTGATAAAATTGCGAAAATGATACCTTTTAGTATGGATTTGAGTGAAGCAAAAGAAAATGTGGCAGAATTGAAAATGATGTATGAAATTGACAGGGAAACAAGAGAAATAATTGATTATTCCTTAAAGCTGGAAGGGCAGGTTAGGCACACTTCTATTCATGCAGCAGGGATTGTCATTTCAAAAGATGTTTTGACTGATGAAATACCAACTTATTCCGATGGGAAAACAAAAGTTGTGGCAACTCAGTATCAGATGAAAGAGCTGGAAGAACTAGGAATTTTGAAAATGGATTTTTTGGGCTTAAAAAACTTGACAATTTTGCGAAAAACTGTTGAAAATGTGGAAGAGAGCAAAAAATATAATGAGATTTTTTTTGAAAAATCGAAAAATAAAGTATTTCTTGATAAAATTCCATTAGATAACAAAAAAACTTATGAGCTTCTTTCAAATGCTGATACAATGGGAGTTTTTCAGTGCGAGTCAGTCGGTATCAGAAGTCTTATGAAAAAGATGAAAGTTGAGAGTTTTAGTGATATTGTGGCACTTCTTGCACTTTATAGACCAGGGCCTCTTGGAAGTGGAATGGTAGATGACTTTATTTCTCAAAAAAATTCAAAAAATGAGATAAAATATATTGATGGTTCTCTAAAAGATATTTTGGCAGAAAGTTACGGAATGATTTTGTATCAGGAGCAAGTTATGAAAATTTTAAGTGAACTTGCGGGTTATACGCTTGGGGAAGCTGATGAAGTGAGAAGAGCGATAAGTAAAAAAAATCTTGAATTAATTCAGAAAAACCGTGAAAAATTTGTAAAAAATACTTTAAAAAAAGGCGTTTTACAGAGTGAAAATCCACAAAAAAAAGCAAATGAAATCTATGACTTAATCGAAAAATTTGGTGGCTACGGATTTAACAAGTCGCATTCGGCGGCATATTCATTAATCGTTTACTGGACAGCTTTTTTTAAGGCAAATTATCCTTTGGAATTTTTTGCTGCGATAATGTCGGTGGAAGTTTCAAATTTGGATAGATTTCGTATTTTTGTAAATGAAGCTAAGAAAAAGAATATAAATTTATTACTACCTGATGTGAATTTTTGTAATAAAAATTTTAAAGTTATAAAAAATGAAAATGGACAAGGTGAGAGCATCCGCTTTGGATTTGCTGGAGTAAAAGGAATAGGAGAAAAATTTGTAAAAATTTTGTGTGAAGAGCTAAAAAACGGCAAATTTAGTTCATACAAAGATTTTGCACAACGAATGAGAGATAACGGAATGACAGCAAAACAACTTGAAATTTTGATACTTTCAGGAGCGCTAGATAAACTTGAGAAAACTCGTAATGAAAAATTTGAATTGATAAAAAATTTTGAGTTATTAGATGCAGATACAGAAGTAAATGGCTCACTTTTTGAAGATTTAAATTTTAAAGATGAAAAAATTTCTAATTCAAAAAATTTAAAAAATACAAAATTAAAAAATACAAAATTTTCCAAAGCAGAATTGCTTGAAAATGAAAAAAAATATTTGGGAATTTATGTTTCAAAGCACCCGTTGGATCTAAAAAAAGTGTTAATTGAGAGAATTTCTCACAATAAAATTAAAAACATTTTCAAAAAAAATTTAAAAAACGTAAGAGTGATTGGAATACTGAAAAATCTAAATATTTTTTACACAAAAAAGAGAGAACAAATGGCAAAATTTGAACTGGAAGATTTTGATGGAAGCATCAAAGTGATTTGTTTTCCAAATAAATATGGTAATTTTGAAAATGAAATTAAAGAAAATGAAATTGTTATTTTGGAAGGGAATGTAAATTTTGAAAATGAGAAATATAATATTTTTTTAGAAAATATTTGTAAATTGGAAAATTTAGAAAAAAGGCAAGATTTGAAATTATTTATTAAAATTGACGAAGATACAATAAAAAAATCGAAAGAAATAAAAAATTTGATGTTGAAATATCGAGGAAAAAATAAATTTATTCAATTTTTGGAAAAAAATGGAAAAATAGAGCTTAAAACTTCCAAATATGGCATAAGTATATCATTAAATTTTTTACGAAGATTGGTAAAGTTAGTTGGAGAGAGAAAAATAAAAATAAAATAA
- the amaP gene encoding alkaline shock response membrane anchor protein AmaP, producing the protein MVAILGFLAKLSVILGFIGIAFSSISDILFKTTYLDQLDSAIDLSNFNVKILVGVVAVIYLVLFLLSYVNKITKYSQNKKVKNKNGEIEVSIKTINETTKEFFKTKEIIKNSKVKSHPKGKAVVIEASVDTYNVDDLNDKLSKIQNELSEYVFRATGITVKKTKIKLRKVLGETIAEKKVINSHKKNSVAEKSVKEDQKEKVEKSDDDKNDKALEVKEKME; encoded by the coding sequence ATGGTAGCTATATTGGGATTTTTAGCGAAATTATCAGTGATATTGGGATTTATTGGAATTGCCTTTTCTAGTATTTCAGATATTTTGTTTAAAACAACATATTTGGATCAGTTGGATAGTGCGATTGATTTGAGCAATTTTAATGTGAAAATTTTAGTTGGAGTAGTGGCAGTAATTTATTTAGTGTTATTTTTACTTTCATATGTCAATAAAATTACTAAATATTCTCAAAATAAAAAAGTAAAAAATAAAAATGGTGAAATTGAAGTATCAATAAAAACAATAAATGAAACTACAAAAGAATTTTTTAAAACAAAAGAAATTATAAAAAACTCAAAAGTAAAATCACACCCAAAGGGAAAAGCAGTCGTCATCGAAGCGAGTGTGGACACATACAATGTAGATGATTTAAACGACAAACTTTCAAAGATTCAAAATGAGTTATCCGAATATGTTTTTCGTGCGACTGGGATTACAGTTAAAAAGACTAAAATAAAATTGAGAAAAGTTTTAGGTGAAACAATAGCTGAAAAAAAAGTCATAAATTCACACAAAAAAAATTCTGTAGCAGAAAAATCTGTCAAAGAAGACCAAAAAGAAAAAGTTGAAAAAAGTGATGACGATAAAAATGATAAAGCTCTGGAAGTAAAAGAAAAGATGGAGTAA
- the nusB gene encoding transcription antitermination factor NusB, whose translation MTRREIREEIFKLLFEHELIDNDIQERIEEVIKEKAITKEDQIDFLKSYVTQIIENEEFLIEKIKDTLDGWTYERLGTIEKVLLKISFYEILVKNIGYEIAINEVLELAKKYSYNDTKDFLNGILAKLVKDMK comes from the coding sequence ATGACAAGAAGAGAAATTAGGGAAGAAATATTTAAACTTCTTTTTGAGCATGAATTAATTGATAATGACATTCAAGAAAGAATCGAAGAAGTTATCAAAGAAAAAGCGATTACAAAAGAAGATCAGATTGATTTTTTAAAAAGTTATGTAACCCAAATTATTGAAAATGAAGAATTTTTGATAGAAAAAATAAAAGATACACTTGACGGTTGGACTTATGAAAGACTGGGAACAATAGAAAAGGTACTGTTAAAAATTTCTTTTTATGAAATTCTTGTAAAAAACATTGGATATGAAATTGCAATAAATGAAGTTTTGGAGCTTGCAAAAAAATATTCGTACAATGATACAAAAGATTTTCTAAATGGAATTCTTGCAAAATTAGTAAAAGATATGAAATAA